The Isoalcanivorax indicus genome has a segment encoding these proteins:
- a CDS encoding imelysin family protein: MLRHTALGILLLTMLAGCDREPADTTDTLIEQPAKVPTEQSAALVSAWEEEAAPWLRKLVVAAPGFREAVRALLSEPEPDEGALDAARNAWALLYESYNRAWPLLATRAALDPTLQVHLARTDPWPILPGYVDAMPDWPESGIVYDVTVSLDIDSLLAQQDMTDPAEVSVGFQVLELLLFGLPDAPRSTAGLTVGEALPDHQKPEHERPGYRRRAYLDAISALLLEDLSALVQPRPAPDPTRLPGALRQALMHSEARRDALAALTRDAEDNSGTDGDIYLSSNSHRIALPALNEALAAWQDPEQDPGAAWRAWREATTGAVPPDQGI; the protein is encoded by the coding sequence ATGTTACGCCACACTGCACTGGGCATTCTGCTGCTGACCATGCTCGCGGGTTGTGACCGCGAGCCTGCTGATACCACAGACACACTCATCGAACAGCCGGCCAAGGTGCCGACCGAGCAAAGCGCCGCGCTGGTATCAGCCTGGGAAGAAGAAGCGGCGCCATGGCTGCGCAAGCTGGTGGTCGCCGCGCCGGGGTTCCGCGAGGCGGTGCGCGCCCTGCTGAGTGAACCCGAACCCGACGAGGGCGCCCTGGATGCCGCCCGCAACGCCTGGGCACTGCTGTACGAGAGCTACAACCGCGCCTGGCCCCTGCTGGCAACACGCGCCGCCCTCGACCCGACCCTCCAGGTGCACCTGGCCCGCACCGATCCATGGCCGATCCTGCCCGGCTATGTGGACGCCATGCCGGACTGGCCGGAAAGCGGCATCGTCTACGACGTCACCGTATCCCTGGACATCGACAGCCTGCTGGCCCAGCAGGACATGACCGACCCGGCAGAGGTGAGCGTCGGCTTCCAGGTGCTTGAACTGTTGCTGTTCGGCCTGCCGGATGCCCCGCGCAGCACCGCCGGCCTCACCGTTGGCGAGGCACTGCCGGATCATCAGAAACCCGAGCATGAGCGCCCCGGCTACCGTCGCCGCGCCTACCTGGACGCCATCAGCGCCCTGCTGCTGGAGGACCTCAGCGCCCTGGTGCAACCGCGCCCGGCGCCCGACCCGACCCGGCTCCCGGGCGCACTGCGGCAGGCACTGATGCATAGCGAAGCGCGCCGCGATGCCCTGGCGGCACTGACACGCGACGCGGAAGACAACAGCGGCACGGATGGCGACATCTACCTGTCCAGCAACAGCCACCGCATCGCGCTGCCTGCACTGAATGAGGCACTGGCCGCCTGGCAGGACCCGGAGCAGGACCCGGGTGCCGCCTGGCGGGCCTGGCGGGAAGCCACGACCGGCGCCGTGCCCCCCGACCAGGGCATCTAG
- a CDS encoding HAD family hydrolase, with protein MTLALFDLDNTLIAGDSDHLWGDYLVARGIIDAEGYKAANDAFYDDYLAGKLDIGAYLRFALGVLAEHTTEDLLRWRDDFMRDEVAPIMLPAARALLDKHRKQGHTLVIITATNDFVTAPIAEALGVEHLIATSAEMRDGRYTGNFSGTPCFRDGKVTRLRAWLAQTGHDLAGSWFYSDSRNDLPLLSLVDHPVVVDPDPALSAEAASRGWPEITLRD; from the coding sequence ATGACCCTTGCCCTGTTTGATCTCGATAACACGCTGATTGCCGGTGATTCGGATCACCTGTGGGGCGATTATCTGGTGGCGCGCGGCATCATCGACGCCGAGGGCTACAAGGCGGCCAACGATGCCTTTTATGACGACTATCTGGCCGGCAAGCTCGACATCGGCGCCTACCTGCGTTTCGCCCTCGGTGTGCTGGCCGAACACACCACCGAGGATCTGCTGCGCTGGCGCGACGACTTCATGCGTGACGAAGTCGCCCCGATCATGCTGCCCGCCGCCAGGGCGCTGCTGGACAAGCACCGCAAACAGGGCCACACACTGGTCATCATCACCGCCACCAACGACTTCGTCACCGCCCCCATCGCCGAGGCCCTGGGCGTGGAACACCTGATCGCCACCAGCGCTGAAATGCGCGATGGCCGCTATACCGGCAATTTCAGCGGCACCCCCTGCTTTCGTGACGGCAAAGTGACCCGGTTACGTGCCTGGCTGGCACAAACCGGGCATGATCTGGCGGGAAGCTGGTTCTACAGCGATTCTCGCAACGACCTGCCGTTGCTGAGTCTGGTGGATCACCCGGTGGTGGTGGACCCGGACCCGGCCTTGTCGGCAGAAGCCGCCAGCCGTGGCTGGCCAGAGATCACCCTGCGCGACTGA
- a CDS encoding RNA pyrophosphohydrolase translates to MTGIIDEQGFRLNVGIILVGAGGRVFWGRRVGNRDAWQFPQGGMMPGETPEQTLYRELEEEVGLTEADVELLGSTEGWLSYRLPRRFLRRRRDDDSPLCIGQRQKWFLLRLTADEERIDLARSGTPEFQSWRWVNYWYPIRKVVHFKRGVYARALKELAPVMRRERHTESPSLRS, encoded by the coding sequence ATGACAGGCATTATTGATGAACAGGGCTTCCGGTTGAACGTCGGTATCATTCTGGTCGGCGCCGGAGGCCGCGTTTTCTGGGGTCGCCGTGTAGGTAACCGGGACGCCTGGCAGTTTCCCCAGGGCGGCATGATGCCGGGCGAGACGCCCGAGCAGACGCTGTACCGTGAGCTGGAAGAAGAGGTCGGGCTGACCGAGGCCGACGTCGAACTGCTGGGCAGTACCGAAGGCTGGCTCAGCTACCGGTTGCCGCGTCGCTTTCTGCGCCGCCGCCGGGATGACGACTCGCCCCTGTGCATCGGGCAGCGGCAGAAATGGTTCCTGCTGCGCCTGACGGCAGACGAGGAACGTATTGACCTGGCGCGCAGTGGCACGCCGGAGTTCCAGTCCTGGCGCTGGGTGAACTACTGGTACCCGATTCGCAAGGTGGTGCATTTCAAGCGCGGGGTCTATGCCCGCGCCCTGAAGGAACTGGCGCCGGTGATGCGCCGTGAGCGCCATACCGAAAGCCCCTCGTTGAGGTCCTGA